The genomic stretch ATGGGCAGCAATGTAACCGCTGCTTGGAAAGCGCACAAGCAAGGCGCATACTTTGGCAATCCTTGTTATACACAAATTCATCCGACTTGTATTCCTGTTTCCGGCGACCATCAAAGTAAGCTGACTTTGATGAGTGAGAGCTTGAGAAATGATGGAAGAATCTGGGTGCCGAAACAAAAAAATGATACGCGGAAACCAAGCGATATTCCAGAAGATGAAAGAGATTATTATTTGGAAAGACGTTATCCTGCATTCGGCAATCTTGTGCCGCGCGACGTGGCTTCACGCGCTGCGAAAGAGCGATGCGATGCTGGTTATGGCGTAGGAACATCGAAGCAAGCGGTGTATCTGGATTTTGCGGAAGCCATTACTCGTTACGGAAAAACGGAGTGCAACAAACACGGTATCGAAAATCCTTCGGCGGAAGAAATCCGTCATCACGGGTTGGAAGTGGTAAAAGAAAAATACGGTAATCTTTTTGATATGTACGCTAAGATTACGGGCGAAAATCCTTACGAAGTGCCGATGCGTATTTATCCTGCGGTGCATTACACAATGGGCGGGCTTTGGGTAGATTATGAGCTGATGACTTCCGTGAAAGGCTTGTATTGCTTGGGCGAAGCCAATTTCAGCGACCATGGCGCAAACCGCCTCGGTGCGAGCGCTTTAATGCAAGGTTTGGCAGACGGATACTTTGTGATTCCTTATACTTTAGGGAATTATTTGGCAGATGAAATTTATAGCGCAGCTATTCCCACAACGCACGAAGCATTTGCTCAAGCCGAGCAAAATGTTGCGGAAAGATTGGAGAAACTGATGAGCATTCAGGGCAGCGAAACGGTGGAAAGCCTACACAAACGCCTCGGAAAAATCATGTGGGAAAAATGTGGCATGGCGCGCAACGAACAAGGTTTGAAAGAAGCGATTGAAGAAATACGCGCGTTGAAAAAAGAGTTTTGGAGCAACGTAAAAATTCCGGGAAGCATCAATGAATTTAACACGGAATTGGATAAAGCCGGTCGCGTTGCAGACTTTATTGAATTGGGCGAATTAATGTGTTTGGATGCTTTGAACCGTGCAGAAAGTTGCGGCGGACATTTCCGCGAAGAATCGCAAACGCCCGACGGCGAAGCCCTGCGCCACGACGATGAATTTATGTATGTGTCCGCATGGGAATATAAAGGGCACAACGGTAATAATATCGAATGGGAATTGCACAAAGAAGAACTAAATTACGAAGTGATTAAACCGACACAGAGGAATTATAAGTAATTTGAAAATTTGAGAATGTGTTAATTTGAAAATGATTTTTCAAGTTATCCAAGTTCATTGGTTCTGCATTTTCAAATCTTCAAATTTTCAAATTAAGAAATTACAGTTATGCAACACTATACAATGAATCTGACATTAAAAGTTTGGCGTCAGAAGAATGCAAATACACAGGGCGATTTCCAGACATACAAGGTCGAAAACATTTCTTCCGAAATGTCTTTCCTTGAAATGTTTGACGTACTGAATGAAAGATTAATTTCGGAAGGACAAGAACCGATTGCATTTGACCACGACTGCCGCGAAGGTATTTGCGGAATGTGTTCAATGGTTATCGATGGAAAGCCGCACGGTCCCTGGGCGCAGAACACAACTTGCCAGTTGCACATGAGAGCGTTCAAAGACGGCGATACGATTGTTGTAGAACCTTGGCGTGCAAAGGCTTTTCCGGTGGTTAAAGATTTGGTGGTGGACAGAACTTCGTTCGACAGAATTATTCAGGCTGGCGGATATGTTTCCGTGAATACAGGTAACGCGCAGGATGCCAACAATTTGCCGATTGAGAAAAAAGCCGCTGATGAAGCGTTTGCTGCTGCGGCTTGCATTGGTTGTGGTGCGTGCGTTGCAGCTTGTAAAAACAGTTCTGCTTTATTATTCACGAGCGCAAAAGTTTCGCAGTTGTCTTTGTTGCCGCAGGGCGCGCCCGAACGCAAAACGCGCGTACTTGATATGGTTGCTCAAATGGAAAAAGAAGGCTTTGGTGCTTGTACGTCCACAGGAGCGTGTGAAGCAACCTGCCCGAAAGGAATTTCCATTACCAATATTGCAAGGCTTAACAAAGAATATTTGTGGGCAAGTTTGACGGCGGAATAAAAAATTTACATAAGAGAGAAAAGGTCGCATTCATTGTGCGACCTTTTTATTTTTTTCAAAAAATACAATTTCTAAAAAGGTATAGTTTTTGCCACCGGATAGTTTGTTACATTTGTAAAGAATAAAACGGTCTTACCTATGAAACTGAAATATTTTTCCCTTGCAGTTATTTCTTCAATAACAATCATGAGTTGCGCTACCAACGCCATTACGGGACGCAAACAATTAAGCCTTGTCTCCGACGGCGAAATGGAATCTATGGCACTTACGCAATACAAAGATTTCTTGAATGAGAATAAAGTTGTTCCTGCAACTACTGCCGATGCGACAATGGTTAAAAGAGTTGGGCAACGCATTGCTGTCGCTATTACAAAATATTATGCTTCCAAAGGGCAGAGCAACGCGCTGAATGGATATAAGTGGGAATTTAATTTAGTGCAAAGCAAAGAAGTAAATGCCTGGTGTATGCCCGGCGGAAAAGTGGTTGTTTATACAGGATTACTTCCTGTAACAAAAGATGAAGCGTCATTGGCAATTGTACTGGGGCATGAGATTACGCACGCAGTTGCAGGACACGGAAAAGAAAGATACAGTCAGGAATTATTGGCGCAAGGATTACAATCAGTTGGCGGTGCGGCTTTAGGTACAAATCCGAAGGCGGTATCTATTTTTAATTCGGTATATGCGCCGAGCGCGCAGGTGGGTGTGTTGTTGCCCAATTCGAGAAAGCAGGAATTAGAAGCCGACCATTACGGATTAATCTTCGCGGCAATGGCTGGTTACGACCCGCGCGTGGCTGTTCCCTTTTGGCAAAGAATGGCTGCTCTGGGAGCAAACGGACAGAAACCGCCCGCCATGCTGAGCGACCATCCGAGTGACGCACAGCGTATTGCAGCCATTCAGCAATTGATGCCGGAGGCGTTAAAATATTATCAGGGGAATAAATAGAATATGAAATATTTTTTTATTATTATCTTTTTATAGAGTTCAATATTAGTTCGAGGTCAAGAAAATTATTTCTCAATTAAAAAAATTGATTCTATCGTAAAGATTATTGATACAACATCAATCTTTGAAAGTTTGATTGCTGATGGCGGCATCCAATGAGAAAAAAATTATATAGAAAGACATAATAGAAAAGAAAACGAGAATAAAATCATTGCAAGCGGAAAATATTATTTCCGGAATAATACCTTGATTTATAAAGAAGAAAAAGGAACTCCAACAAAAAAGCCTGAAGCATTTTTGCAACAGGCTCAATTTTTTATAAAGAATTTAAACCAATAAAAATCTTTATGCTTTGGATATAATATGCACATCCTGTTGTGGAAACGGAATAGAAATGCCTGCGTTGTCAAGTGCTTCTTTACATGATATAATCAATTGCTCGCGCATTTTCCAGAAGTTTTCTGTGGTAGTGCTTACCCTTATGGAAAGGTTTACGGCGCTGTCGCCGAGTGTTGTTACGACTATTTCCGGTGCGGGTTCTTTGAACGCATATTCATTTTTCGAAACAGTTTCCAGCAAAAGCTCTTTAGCAGTTCGCAGATTGGCATCGTAGGCGACGCCAATATCAATCCATGTGCGACGCGTGCCAAGCACAGAATAATTAATAATGCTGCTGTTGGAAAGTCCGCCGTTGGGAACTACTACAAGCTGGTTTTGCGGCGTGATTAATTTAGTGTTGAAAATATCAATTTCCTTAACTGTTCCCGCTTCGCCGCTTTTACTCTCGATGTAATCGCCCACGCGAAAAGGCTTTAACGTGAGAATTAAAACACCACCGGCAAAATTGGAAAGAGAACCTTGTAAAGATAAACCTATGGCTAAACCTGCCGCACCGATGGCTGCCACAAACGCCGACGTTTGTATTCCGAGTTGCGTAATTACAATAACGAACAAAAGAATGTTGAGCGTCCAACGGATAAGATTGGTCAAAAATTTGCGCAGCGATACTTCTACATTGCTTTTTTCAAAAGCTTTTTGCAGCACTTTCATAATACCTTTTATCAACCATGAGCCAACGAAATAAATGATGATGCTGGAAATAAGCGCGCCTGCAATTTTGGGCAGCCATACCGAAACTGCCGACGAGAATTTACTCCAGTAACTTTCTATATTTGTGGGATTAATGTCTTTGGGATTTAAAACTTGCGAAATAGATGAAAATATGTACATAACTAAAAATATAGATTGCGGACAAAGGTACAGTTTATGAAATAGCCGTCAAACGCACTCGGACATACTTAACGTTATTTTTAATGTCAAAAATTATAACAAAAAGGCTGCATTTCGCAGCCTTATGATATTTTAAAATTTTGCGCTAACGCCCGTATAATTCTGCGGTGTAATAGCTTTCAGCTCTTTTTTAATTTCTGCCGAAACTTTTAGTTTGCCGATAAAACCGTGCATATCTTTTTTCGTGATGGATGCTTTGCCGCGTGTTAAATCTTTCAACGCTTCATAAGGATTCGGATAATTTTCCCTGCGCAAAATAGTTTGAATAGCTTCTGCGACCACAGCCCAGTTATGTTCCAAATCTTCATTCAGTTTGGTTTCGTTCAGCAACAATTTTCCTAAGCCCTTCTGGATGGAATTAATGGCAATAATGGTATGTGCAACAGGCACGCCGAGCGTGCGCAAAACGGTTGAATCTGTTAAGTCTCTTTGTAAACGGCTAATGGGCAATTTCGCTGAAAGATGCTCCAGCGCTGCATTTGCGATGCCGAGATTACCTTCCGCATTTTCAAAATCAATCGGATTTACTTTGTGCGGCATTGCCGAAGAACCTACTTCGCCTGCCTTTGTTTTTTGCTTGAAATATTCCATCGACACATACGTCCAAATATCGCGGCACAGGTCAATTAAAATATTGTTCAGTCGTTTAATTGTATCGAAATGCGCGGCAAGATTATCGTAATGTTCAATTTGCGTAGTGAACTGCATTCGCTGCAATTCCAATCTTTCTTCCACGAATTCGTTGCCGAGTTTTACCCAATCTTTTTTGGGGAATGCAATGTTGTGTGCATTAAAATTTCCTGTTGCACCACCAAATTTTGCCGCATAAGGAATGAATGAAAACAATGAAATCTGGTTGTTCAGCCTTTCTACAAATACCATCAATTCTTTTCCCAAAATTGTTGGAGATGCAGGCTGCCCGTGTGTTTTGGCGAGCATGGGAATATTTTTCCATTGTGTTGCCAAAGCATATAAATCGTTTTGCAGATTAATCAGCGCGGGCAAATATTCGTGTTCCATGCAATGTTTCCAACTCAAAGGAATCGATGTATTGTTAATATCCTGCGAAGTCAATCCGAAATGAATCCATTCTTTTACCGACGAAAGATTTAGTTTATCCAATTCTTCTTTCAAAAAATATTCAACGGCTTTTACATCGTGGTTTGTAGTGCGCTCGATTTCTTTAATGCGGTTTGCATTGTCCAGACTAAATTCAGCGGCAATGTTTCTTAGCTTGTTTTTTGCAGAAGCATTCAGCGTGAAAAACTTCTTATCGGCAAGAAAAATAAAATATTCTACCTCTACATATACGCGGTATTTTATCAATGCAAATTCAGAAAAATATTCGCTCAAATGTGCGACCTGACTACGATAGCGACCGTCGATAGGAGAGATGGCGGTAAGTGGGGAAAGCTCCATTATTTGTTATCTGTTATTTGTTATCTGTTATGAGTTATTGGTTTTCCGTTATTTGTTAAACAACCGATAACCGACAACTGATAACATTGTATCATATATCTTTGCACGCAAAAGTAATTAAAATTGAAGAAGATAAAAGTTGCGGCGGTTAGTTATTTGAATACCAAACCATTATTATACGGAATTAAGAAAGATGCTGCGCTGATGCAGCAAATGGAATTGCTCGAAGATTTTCCTTCAAAAATTGGTAAAATGCTGGTGGACGATGAAGTGGATGTGGGTTTGATTCCTGTGGCGTATATTTCTCAGTTAAAAGAATGGCACATTATTTCCGATTACGGAATTGGTTCAGTAGGACCTGTGGAAACGGTTTGTTTGTTCAGCGATGTTCCTGTGGAACAAATTGATAAAGTGTTATTGGATTACCAAAGTTTTTCTTCCGTAAATCTTTGCAAAGTATTGCTGAAAAATTATTGGAAAAAAGAAGTGGTGTACGAGCAGGCATCCGAAAATTATATCAACGAAATTGGCGGAACAACTGCCGGCGTTATCATCGGCGACAGGGTGTTTGAACAAAAATCTGTGGCACAACCAAAGAAATTTATTTACGATTTGGCGGAAGAATGGACGTATTTTACCGAGCTGCCGTTTTTAATGGCAGCATGGATTTCCAATAAAGAACTGCCAAAAGATTTTGTTGAAAAATTTAATGCCGCAAACAAAGTGGGTTTGGAAAATATTGATGCCGTGATTGCCGAAAACCCTTACAGCATCTACGATTTGCATACTTACTTTACACAAAACATAGATTATATAATTGATGAAAATAAGTTGAAAGCAATGGACTTATTTTTAAAATACATGAGCGAATTATAATTGCTATTTGAAAAACGATGGAAGAAGAAAAAGTCTATAAAATTATCAGTTGGGTATTGATGCCGTTTACGGTTTTGGTTGGATTGTCCGGCGTTGGACTATTACTCACAGCGTTGTTGTATCCGCCCGCATTTATGTCTGCCATATTTGTAGTGGGTGTGGTCGTATATACAATTATTTCGCAGCGGTTTTTCAAAAGGAATATTTGCAGAAATGCAAAAGCTAAAATGTCTGTCCAGCTGTGGATTAGAGTAAGTGCATTCTTTGTTATCGGCTACATTATGGAAACCGTGCAGCAGGGAATAGAAATGCTCAGCTTTGATAAAGACTCCCTGAAACAAGCGCTTCAAAGCGAGATAAGCCAAGTGCAGTCGATACTTCATCAGTCGTCCTTGCCTGTATTTTCAGTTGATATGCTGTACAATTTTTCGCGCGGCATTACCATTGCCTTTCTTGTTTATGCACTTTTGCTGTTGTTGCATTTGCTGTTGAGTTTTTTGTTTTTAAAAAGGTACAGATATCTGTTCGAGAAGCAATAAGAATGTTGATTTCTTAGTTACTTATCCCGAATTTATTCACATTAACAAAAAAATAGAAACGCTATTCCTATTTTAGCCTCAAACCATTTTTGTATGAGCTTTTTATTGCAGGTAGCAGATTCGGCAGTTGTTCATAGTGCGCAAACGGCGCAGCAGGCTGTTCAGAAAATATCGCTTTGGGGATTATTGGGCAAAGGCGGTGTGTTAATGTATCCTTTGTACATCTTGTTACTGCTGGCTGTTTTCATATTTTTTGAAAGGCTGCTTGCGATTAAAAAAGCGTCGAAGACCGAGGCGAATTTTATGAACATGATTCGCGACAATGTTTTATCAGGGAATATAACAGCCGCAAAAAGTCTGGCAAAAAATACCGATACACCCATTGCGAGAATTATAAACAAAGGTTTGAAAAGAATAGGCAAGCCGATTGATGTAATCGAAAAAAGCATGGAAAGTGTAGGGCGGCAGGAATTGTATAAAATGGAGCGCAACCTCAATATTCTGTCGCTTGTAGCGGGCATTGCACCAATGTTTGGTTTTTTAGGAACAATTGTGGGAATGGTGCAGTTGTTTTACGAAATCAACAGCACAGGGCAGTTTGAACTGAGCACGATTGCAGGCGGTATTTATGTAAAAATGATTACTTCGGGAACAGGTTTGGTTATCGGTTTAATTGCATACATTATGCACAATTATCTCGCGACGCAGGTAGATAAAACGGCGAACAAAATGGAAATTGCTTCCACAGAGTTTGTTGATATTTTGCAAGAA from Arachidicoccus sp. BS20 encodes the following:
- the purB gene encoding adenylosuccinate lyase → MELSPLTAISPIDGRYRSQVAHLSEYFSEFALIKYRVYVEVEYFIFLADKKFFTLNASAKNKLRNIAAEFSLDNANRIKEIERTTNHDVKAVEYFLKEELDKLNLSSVKEWIHFGLTSQDINNTSIPLSWKHCMEHEYLPALINLQNDLYALATQWKNIPMLAKTHGQPASPTILGKELMVFVERLNNQISLFSFIPYAAKFGGATGNFNAHNIAFPKKDWVKLGNEFVEERLELQRMQFTTQIEHYDNLAAHFDTIKRLNNILIDLCRDIWTYVSMEYFKQKTKAGEVGSSAMPHKVNPIDFENAEGNLGIANAALEHLSAKLPISRLQRDLTDSTVLRTLGVPVAHTIIAINSIQKGLGKLLLNETKLNEDLEHNWAVVAEAIQTILRRENYPNPYEALKDLTRGKASITKKDMHGFIGKLKVSAEIKKELKAITPQNYTGVSAKF
- a CDS encoding fumarate reductase/succinate dehydrogenase flavoprotein subunit, with protein sequence MLDSKIPAGKLEDKWTEYKGHCKLVNPANKRKLEVIVVGTGLAGASAAAALGELGYKVKAFCFQDSPRRAHSIAAQGGINAAKNYQNDGDSTFRLFYDTIKGGDYRSREANVYRLAEVSANIIDQCVAQGVPFAREYGGLLSNRSFGGVQVQRTFYAAGQTGQQLLLGAYSALERQVALGTVKVYDRHEMLDVVKIDGKARGIIARDLISGKLERHFGHAVLICSGGYGNVFYLSTNAMGSNVTAAWKAHKQGAYFGNPCYTQIHPTCIPVSGDHQSKLTLMSESLRNDGRIWVPKQKNDTRKPSDIPEDERDYYLERRYPAFGNLVPRDVASRAAKERCDAGYGVGTSKQAVYLDFAEAITRYGKTECNKHGIENPSAEEIRHHGLEVVKEKYGNLFDMYAKITGENPYEVPMRIYPAVHYTMGGLWVDYELMTSVKGLYCLGEANFSDHGANRLGASALMQGLADGYFVIPYTLGNYLADEIYSAAIPTTHEAFAQAEQNVAERLEKLMSIQGSETVESLHKRLGKIMWEKCGMARNEQGLKEAIEEIRALKKEFWSNVKIPGSINEFNTELDKAGRVADFIELGELMCLDALNRAESCGGHFREESQTPDGEALRHDDEFMYVSAWEYKGHNGNNIEWELHKEELNYEVIKPTQRNYK
- a CDS encoding menaquinone biosynthetic enzyme MqnA/MqnD family protein codes for the protein MKKIKVAAVSYLNTKPLLYGIKKDAALMQQMELLEDFPSKIGKMLVDDEVDVGLIPVAYISQLKEWHIISDYGIGSVGPVETVCLFSDVPVEQIDKVLLDYQSFSSVNLCKVLLKNYWKKEVVYEQASENYINEIGGTTAGVIIGDRVFEQKSVAQPKKFIYDLAEEWTYFTELPFLMAAWISNKELPKDFVEKFNAANKVGLENIDAVIAENPYSIYDLHTYFTQNIDYIIDENKLKAMDLFLKYMSEL
- a CDS encoding M48 family metallopeptidase; this translates as MKLKYFSLAVISSITIMSCATNAITGRKQLSLVSDGEMESMALTQYKDFLNENKVVPATTADATMVKRVGQRIAVAITKYYASKGQSNALNGYKWEFNLVQSKEVNAWCMPGGKVVVYTGLLPVTKDEASLAIVLGHEITHAVAGHGKERYSQELLAQGLQSVGGAALGTNPKAVSIFNSVYAPSAQVGVLLPNSRKQELEADHYGLIFAAMAGYDPRVAVPFWQRMAALGANGQKPPAMLSDHPSDAQRIAAIQQLMPEALKYYQGNK
- a CDS encoding succinate dehydrogenase/fumarate reductase iron-sulfur subunit gives rise to the protein MQHYTMNLTLKVWRQKNANTQGDFQTYKVENISSEMSFLEMFDVLNERLISEGQEPIAFDHDCREGICGMCSMVIDGKPHGPWAQNTTCQLHMRAFKDGDTIVVEPWRAKAFPVVKDLVVDRTSFDRIIQAGGYVSVNTGNAQDANNLPIEKKAADEAFAAAACIGCGACVAACKNSSALLFTSAKVSQLSLLPQGAPERKTRVLDMVAQMEKEGFGACTSTGACEATCPKGISITNIARLNKEYLWASLTAE
- a CDS encoding MotA/TolQ/ExbB proton channel family protein, which codes for MSFLLQVADSAVVHSAQTAQQAVQKISLWGLLGKGGVLMYPLYILLLLAVFIFFERLLAIKKASKTEANFMNMIRDNVLSGNITAAKSLAKNTDTPIARIINKGLKRIGKPIDVIEKSMESVGRQELYKMERNLNILSLVAGIAPMFGFLGTIVGMVQLFYEINSTGQFELSTIAGGIYVKMITSGTGLVIGLIAYIMHNYLATQVDKTANKMEIASTEFVDILQEPTK
- a CDS encoding mechanosensitive ion channel family protein; this translates as MYIFSSISQVLNPKDINPTNIESYWSKFSSAVSVWLPKIAGALISSIIIYFVGSWLIKGIMKVLQKAFEKSNVEVSLRKFLTNLIRWTLNILLFVIVITQLGIQTSAFVAAIGAAGLAIGLSLQGSLSNFAGGVLILTLKPFRVGDYIESKSGEAGTVKEIDIFNTKLITPQNQLVVVPNGGLSNSSIINYSVLGTRRTWIDIGVAYDANLRTAKELLLETVSKNEYAFKEPAPEIVVTTLGDSAVNLSIRVSTTTENFWKMREQLIISCKEALDNAGISIPFPQQDVHIISKA